The genomic region CTTGCCGGCCAGCTCATGCATGGCGGCATGAATCGCGTTGTAAGTGCCGCAGCGGCACAGATTGACCATCGCCGCCTCGATCTGCGCATCACTCGGCTTGGGGTTTTGCTTGAGCAACGCGGTGGCGGCCATCACTTGCCCGGACTGGCAGTAACCGCACTGCGCGACTTGCAGATCGACCCAAGTCGACACCACCCGTTTGCCCACGTCATCGCTTTCGATGGCTTCAATGGTGGTGACCTCGCGGCCGACCACACCCGCCACCGGCGTGACGCACGAGCGCACCACATTGCCGTCCACCAGCACGGAGCAGGCGCCGCATTGCGCCAGCCCGCAGCCGTACTTGGTCCCGGTCATGCCCAGGTCATCGCGGATCACCCACAGCAAGGGCGTATCGGCGTCGGCATCGACCTGATAGGTCTTCTGGTTGATTCGTAGTTCCATGATTCACCCGCTGATCATCGGTTGACGTGCATTGTTATGAGCGGTGACACGCGGCGAGGCGCATCACCGTTTTTCGTTCAATTCGCTACTGTGCCCAGGGCTTCTGCTTCAAATGGCTGCCCGCGCAGAAGGGCGATGTCACGACTCGGCGCGGTGCCGAACAGGCGGCCATATTCGCGGCTGAACTGCGAAGGACTTTCATAGCCGACCGCAAACGCCGCCCGCGAAACGTCGAGGCGCTCGACCAGCATCAGCCGCCGCGCTTCGTTGAGCCGCAGCCATTTCTGGTACTGCAGCGGACTCATGCCAGTGAGCTGACGGAAATGATGGTGAAAGGTTGGCGCGCTCATCTGCACTCTCGCAGCCAGATCGTCGATGCGCAGGGCATCGGTGTAGTTGACCTTGAGCCAGTCAATCGCTTTGGCGATGCGATAACCCTGACCATCGACGGCCGTGATCTGCCGCAGCCGCGCGCCTTGGTCGGTGTGCAGCAGCCGATAGTGGATTTCGCGCAGAATCAGCGGCGCCAGCACCGGGATCGCCTCGGGTTCATCGAGCAATGCCAGCAGGCGATCAAGCGCGCCCTCCAGCGCAGACGACAGGCTGCCAATCGCGGCGCCCGTGCCCGTTGCTGGCTGCCGCTTGGCCGGCAAGCCGCTCTTGGTGATGACTTCGGCGAGCATGCTCACATCCAGTTTCAGCACCAGACCGACACAGGGCTGTTCGGGACTGGCAAGCGTCACTTCGGAGTTGGCGGGCAGGTCCAGCGACGTCACCAGAAACCGTGACGGGTCATAGCTGTAACCCTCACCACCGACCCACAAGCGCTTTTCACCGCGACCGACGAGAATCAGGCTGGGTTCGATCATGCACACCACGGGCGGTGCTGGTTGGTCGCGACGAAACAGCGACAAGCCGGGTATGGCCGTGGCGAAGTCACCCGGCGCGCTCACGCGCGGGTCGATGTTCACCGCCAAAGGCGATTCCTCGGGCAGAGGGGTTGGGATCATGTCGGGTCACTCCTGTTGAGCGAACTCTAATGCGCGCGCGAGACGTTTCCTATCCATCACCCTGCATCGCCAGAGGATCAGGCAAGCATTCAAGAGGAATGCACTAGGGAAGGGCCGGATTGACCGGGAGAATGTGTCTATCTGTTTCAGGGGCGGTGCCAGGATGGGCGACACACTGCTTGCCCCTGCGCATCACATCCACCCGTTTTTTCGCATCACAGGTCGTTCCAATGACATTTCCTTCTACAGATCCTTCCAAAAAAACAGGCGGCTGGAGCGCCGTGCTGGCCATGTCGCTGGCCGCATTCGCTTTGGTCGCTTCAGAATTCATGCCGGTCAGCCTGCTGACGCCGATTGCGGCAGACCTGCACATCACCGAAGGCCAGGCCGGGCAGGGCATTTCCGTGTCCGGTGCCTTTGCCTTGATCACCAGTCTGTTGATCGCCTCGGTCGCCGCGCGCGTCGAACGCAAGAAATTGCTGCTGGGCCTGACCTTGCTGATGATCGTCTCCGGTACGGTCGTCGCGGTCGCGCCGGGTTATCCGTCATTCATGGTTGGGCGCGCCTTGATCGGGATCGCGATTGGCGGTTTCTGGTCACTCTCGGCAGCGACTGCAATACGTCTGGTGAAGCCTGAACAGGTTTCGCGAGCGCTGGCCATCGTCAATGGCGGTAACGCGCTGGCCACGGTTATCGCCGCTCCGGCGGGCAGTTTTCTTGGTTCGCTGATCGGCTGGCGTGGCGCATTCTTCTGTGTGGTTCCGGTCGCCGTGCTGGCCGCTGTCTGGCTGCTGATCAGCCTTCCGTCGTTCAAGGCCGAGCGCCAGGCCGGTAGCGGCAACGTTCTGCGGCTGATGAAGCAATTGCCCGTCGCCTTGGGTATGGTCGCCGTCAGCGTCTTTTTCATGGGCCAGTTCATGCTGTTCACCTACCTGCGGCCCTTTCTTGAAGGCGTGACGGGCGTCAGTGTTTCAACGTTGTCCTTGATGCTGCTGGGGCTGGGACTGGCCGGTTTTATCGGCACCTTTCTGATCGAACGGTTTATGGGGCGCGGCCTCTACCGCACGTTGACCGTCATCCCGCTGATCATGGCGGCCATCGCGCTGGCGTTGGTCAGCTTCGGCAAATCACCGGTGCTCACCGCCATGTTGCTCGGACTCTGGGGACTGGTTGCCACGGCCGCGCCGGTCGGCTGGTGGACATGGCTGGCGCAGACGCTGCCGGATGATGCGGAAGCCGGAGGCGGCTTGCTGGTGGCGATTGTTCAACTGGCGATCGCGGGAGGCGCAATCATTGGTGGTCTGGCTTTTGATTTGAGTGGTTATAAAGCTACGTTCGAGCTTAGCGCCGCGGTGTTGGTTGTCGCGTCTGTGCTGGCCTGGCTGGCGGGGCGCAATGCCACGGAGGTTCATCTTGTCGAGGCGAATACGCCGGCGGGAGCTTGATGCCCATCTGAAATTGGGCGAGTGTAGAACGTCAGTTTTCAGCATCTGTACTGGCGCAGCTCGTTGACCCAATAAAGCCAGACTTGACCGAGTCTTCGATCGCGAGAATTGACGGTGCCCGCGGTTAAGCGGGCACTGCTTTCTATATGGGAAAAAGGCCTACACGCCTGCTTACCACTTGTAACTCACTTTCGCGGTAACCTCGCGACCCGGGTTGTAGAAGTTCGCTGTGCCGGAACCGACCACGTGCTGCTCATCCAGCAGGTTGCTGACGTTCACCGCAAGGTCGGTGCCCTTGGCGATCTTGTAGTTGAACGCGGCGTCGAACAGCGTGGTGCCATCGCTTTTGCCGGAGTTGGCGGCATCGAAGTAATAAGAACCGACGTAGCGCGCCCCCAAGCCAACGCTGACATCAGTGCTTGGCACGTCGTAGTAACTCCAGAGCGAAGCGGAATGCTTGGGTGCCGTGGCGAACTCATTACCCTTCAGGGAGCTGCCGTCGTACAACGAACCGCGCTGTACCTCGGACTCCATATAGGAATAACCACCGATCAGGCTGAGGTTCTGCGTCACCTGCGCTTTCGCCTCCAGGTCGAGGCCACGCGCCCGCGACTCGCCCACGGTCTGTTGCTCAATGATGCCGCTCGGCAGCACCACAGCGATGGTGACGTTTTCCTGAGTCAGGTCATAAACGGCTGCGGAGAACAGTGCGTCCATCCCCATCGGCGCATACTTCACGCCCACTTCGTACTGCCGGCCCGTCTGCGGTGTGACGCCAACCTGCGGCGGCGAGACCGATTCCACCATGCTGATATAAGTGGACACCTCGTCGTTGACGATATAGGTCAACGCACCTCGGTAGGAGGTTTCGGAGAAAGTGTCTTTCTCTGTGGATTGCAAACCTTTGCTGGTCAGGTCCATCGAGTCGTTGCGCACACCGCCGGTGACGATGAAACGCTCGTAGAACGACAGGTTCTGCTGAAGGAATACGGCCTTGGTGGTCGCGTCTCGCTTGTTGACGGCATACGGCGCGATTGAGCGTGAAACGCCTGTAAACACGGGGTTTGCAATGTCAATCGAGGTCGTCGGGGCGTAGACCGAGCTTTCCTTGGTGGTCGAATCGAGGTACTCCACGCCCACCAGGCTGCTGCTGTCGATGTTCTCGAAGCGGGCATCGTATTGCAGCATCAGATTGCCGTTGAACTGGTCGGCTTCGGTATCTGTTCCAAACTGATAGCGGTCAACGGTAGTACCGACACGTGCGGCGCTGTCGCTGAGGTAAACGTAGCCAAAATCATCGGTCAGCTTGCTGTAACGCAGATTGCTGCGCAGCACGAAGCCGTTGTCGAAATCATGGGTGACGTTACCGCTGAGGCTGGTGCGCTCGGCATCGTGAAAGTTGTAGCTGGGCTCGCCATAAAACTTGCTGCGGTCGTATTCCTTGTCCAGCGGATAACCGCCACTGTTGGGCGAACTTTCGGTTTTCAGGTAGTCCAGAATCATCGTCGCCGACGTGTAATCCGTCGGTGCCC from Pseudomonas tensinigenes harbors:
- a CDS encoding (2Fe-2S)-binding protein, whose translation is MELRINQKTYQVDADADTPLLWVIRDDLGMTGTKYGCGLAQCGACSVLVDGNVVRSCVTPVAGVVGREVTTIEAIESDDVGKRVVSTWVDLQVAQCGYCQSGQVMAATALLKQNPKPSDAQIEAAMVNLCRCGTYNAIHAAMHELAGKGDA
- a CDS encoding MFS transporter, whose protein sequence is MTFPSTDPSKKTGGWSAVLAMSLAAFALVASEFMPVSLLTPIAADLHITEGQAGQGISVSGAFALITSLLIASVAARVERKKLLLGLTLLMIVSGTVVAVAPGYPSFMVGRALIGIAIGGFWSLSAATAIRLVKPEQVSRALAIVNGGNALATVIAAPAGSFLGSLIGWRGAFFCVVPVAVLAAVWLLISLPSFKAERQAGSGNVLRLMKQLPVALGMVAVSVFFMGQFMLFTYLRPFLEGVTGVSVSTLSLMLLGLGLAGFIGTFLIERFMGRGLYRTLTVIPLIMAAIALALVSFGKSPVLTAMLLGLWGLVATAAPVGWWTWLAQTLPDDAEAGGGLLVAIVQLAIAGGAIIGGLAFDLSGYKATFELSAAVLVVASVLAWLAGRNATEVHLVEANTPAGA
- a CDS encoding AraC family transcriptional regulator — translated: MIPTPLPEESPLAVNIDPRVSAPGDFATAIPGLSLFRRDQPAPPVVCMIEPSLILVGRGEKRLWVGGEGYSYDPSRFLVTSLDLPANSEVTLASPEQPCVGLVLKLDVSMLAEVITKSGLPAKRQPATGTGAAIGSLSSALEGALDRLLALLDEPEAIPVLAPLILREIHYRLLHTDQGARLRQITAVDGQGYRIAKAIDWLKVNYTDALRIDDLAARVQMSAPTFHHHFRQLTGMSPLQYQKWLRLNEARRLMLVERLDVSRAAFAVGYESPSQFSREYGRLFGTAPSRDIALLRGQPFEAEALGTVAN
- a CDS encoding TonB-dependent siderophore receptor yields the protein MSSSPVSQRHPLNRALQGAMLGLIVSSYALPSLAQTSSADHSNQVKQWNIAAGPLAPALDRFAREAGISLSFDASSVVNRTTAGVNGSLDTSAALSSLLQGSQLQIEQQGPDAYLLVPQAKTAGPLELDATDVEDYRLAPLIINAKVRVSADDDANSVVAKELWVGGKVATSILNTPASVSVVTNKEMEQRSVSTTEEALQYTPGVITDFYGTDDRNDYFQIRGFQATTYRDGLTLSSMRGVREDPFAYERIEILRGANSTLFGPADPGGSVNFVSKQPRFEQFGQGYVTYGSFDHVETGIDVGDALNDEKTLAGRFTAKGQNSDREYDHSQDDNQLFMGGLTWAPTDYTSATMILDYLKTESSPNSGGYPLDKEYDRSKFYGEPSYNFHDAERTSLSGNVTHDFDNGFVLRSNLRYSKLTDDFGYVYLSDSAARVGTTVDRYQFGTDTEADQFNGNLMLQYDARFENIDSSSLVGVEYLDSTTKESSVYAPTTSIDIANPVFTGVSRSIAPYAVNKRDATTKAVFLQQNLSFYERFIVTGGVRNDSMDLTSKGLQSTEKDTFSETSYRGALTYIVNDEVSTYISMVESVSPPQVGVTPQTGRQYEVGVKYAPMGMDALFSAAVYDLTQENVTIAVVLPSGIIEQQTVGESRARGLDLEAKAQVTQNLSLIGGYSYMESEVQRGSLYDGSSLKGNEFATAPKHSASLWSYYDVPSTDVSVGLGARYVGSYYFDAANSGKSDGTTLFDAAFNYKIAKGTDLAVNVSNLLDEQHVVGSGTANFYNPGREVTAKVSYKW